One genomic segment of Treponema sp. J25 includes these proteins:
- a CDS encoding NAD(P)H-dependent oxidoreductase has translation MNRRSGILRDFPEFMKRQEKRRNITMKIVVINGQNHKGSTWHIGNLLTNSFSSEKEITEFFLPRDLNHFCLGCYSCMKDLSVCPFYEEKKVIADAMKQADILILTSPNYCMLPSAPMKAFIDLFHQYWIPHRPQSSMFHMKAVVISTSAGIVGAGRVCSQLKRTLAYWGVPYIKTYATAVQATSWKEVNDKKKKKIEADMKRLAKTVEKADLGKPSLYIRFMFNLMAGIKKKSNDPEAAHWKEYGWLDGKKPWKA, from the coding sequence ATGAACCGCAGATCGGGAATTTTGCGCGATTTCCCTGAGTTCATGAAAAGACAAGAAAAAAGGAGAAATATTACTATGAAGATTGTTGTGATTAATGGACAAAATCATAAAGGCAGTACATGGCACATCGGAAATCTGTTGACAAACAGCTTTAGCAGTGAGAAAGAAATCACAGAATTCTTTTTACCGAGGGATCTGAATCATTTCTGCCTGGGGTGCTATAGCTGTATGAAGGATTTATCTGTTTGTCCCTTTTATGAAGAGAAGAAAGTTATTGCCGATGCTATGAAACAAGCAGATATTCTCATACTTACGAGCCCGAATTATTGCATGCTTCCCTCAGCGCCTATGAAAGCATTTATAGATTTGTTTCATCAGTACTGGATTCCACATAGACCGCAAAGCAGTATGTTTCATATGAAGGCGGTCGTGATTTCTACTTCGGCCGGAATAGTAGGCGCAGGCAGAGTTTGTTCTCAATTGAAAAGAACGCTTGCATACTGGGGTGTTCCCTATATAAAGACATATGCAACGGCGGTTCAGGCAACAAGTTGGAAAGAGGTCAATGATAAGAAAAAGAAAAAAATTGAAGCGGATATGAAACGGCTTGCTAAAACAGTAGAGAAAGCGGATTTGGGAAAACCGTCTCTCTATATTCGATTTATGTTTAATCTTATGGCCGGAATAAAGAAAAAATCAAATGACCCTGAGGCTGCCCATTGGAAAGAATACGGGTGGCTGGACGGTAAAAAACCATGGAAAGCATAA